The DNA window tatataaaatcatgtcatctgcaaacagaagCAGTTTTATTATGTATGATGTGTAATGTACAGTAATGATGCATTTATGAAATCTACATTTGTCTAAACCAAAAAATTctacaataccaagagtgaactctaatgtTTATAAACTAAAACATTATTTGGTAGGTTGGAGGAAACTTAGAATGCAGATGGTAGCAAAATAATCTAATTGTGTTACAAGTGtaggaaataacccaaatgaagGGGAAATGAGGCCACGACCTTAGTGACTTCACTTCTAAGTGGAGTCTGTAAGACTAACGGCAGAAGGCACTGCGCATAAGCACTGTTCTCTAGTtgataaaagtttttctttttccccccaacGTATACAGGTTAACAGTTCTGATACTACTATTGATGTATACTAACATTTAACATTAAATAGAGATGGAAGCCAGGTTTGTCACTGTTAAAATGGGAAATTAGGGATAAGCAAGACAAAAGAAGAATAATCCATGCAGTAGTGTATTCACCTTGATGTTACTCCAAATTCATTGGATTAGACTTGAAGATGCCCCTCAGAACTCGTGTTCATCTTCATACAGATAAAGATCATTGTATGTAAATACATTAATAGATATGCGTATACATATGGGTTAGTATACGTGTGTGTATTTCTTTGCTCTGTCAGCCAAGATTGCCCAGAGACAGTGTTGCCTCAGTAGCAAAACCCATTTATCatccagatcttggtttctaataccattctcccaaaaaagaaaccctgtgAACCAGCAAACCAAACAGCAGAGCAAAACCAGCAGAGCAAACCAGCAGAGCAGAACCAGCAGAGCAAAACCAGCAGAGCAAACCAGCAGAGCAAAACCAGCAGAGCAAAACCAGCAGAGCAAACCAGCAGAGCAAACCAGCAGAGCAAAACCAGCAGAGCAAACCAGCAGAGCAAAACCAGCAGAGCAAAACCAGCAGAGCAAAACCAGCAGAGCGAACCAGCAGAGCAAAACCAGCAGAGCGAACCAGCAGAGCAGAACCAGCAGAGCAGAACCAGCAGAGCAAACCAGCAGAGCAAAACCCTgtagaaatggctgattctagaaCCGGGACGGGAAATATACAAGGTGAATGGAATGTTTTGTATTGCTGAAAAGTAAGTGctccaaaacaaaacagttcAGCAATGGTAGTATGTCAAAGGGACACAGAAGCCAGCTGAGAGAAGTCTAAGTATAAAACAGGTTCAGCAACATCaataacagcaaaataaataagtgcgTTTTAACCCGAATTAATGATATGAAATGATTTAAACATAGCAACATCGAGACTAACCAAATCGCTATGCAAAGATGAGTGTCAGGATTATCATAAATCAGTTCAAAAGAGATACATGGCTGGTAATAGTGCATGAAAAGACGTTAAGTATCAGTGGccgaaaggaaaaaatataaactaaaactCTGTTGTTTGTATTCCTATCATTTTTCAGGCTTaaagctttttgttttgcttctttttttgtgacCAATATAACAAGATTACGATTTAAAATCGTGCCAGCAGGATGTCTAATGATACCTTTCTAAAGAGGCGACTGGTCAGAGTAAATGCTGCCTGAGTACTAACTCTCTGTACGGTTTCTATGtctcatggaaaaaaaattatactgagaGAACATCACAGTTATAAAAACTTAACCAAGAATTACTTTAAGCCTGCTTCAGATAGTTAAATTAACAAATCTGATTTCCATGAAAATGAAGGTATATTTCAGCAGAGTTTTACATGTTATAGTGGGCTACTTCTGAATGGAAGTTGTGTGTCAAAGGAGTTGTAATGATATCTAATCTAAatagtctatattttatttatcctttaaattttttatagaaaagctattttatttctctggttAGATAATTCACATGACCTTTTTGGttcactccttttttcttttcgttgaagtatatagttaatttacagtattatgttaaTTCGCAGAGATAGCaactttcttttcagattctcttccattttaggttgttacaaaatatgcagcatagttccctgtgctgtacagtaggtccttgtttccttattttatatatagtagtatatataaattaatcccaaactcctaatttaccccccctcccccactatgacctttggtaaccataagtttgttttctatgtctgtgagtctgtttgcgttttgtaaataagttctttgtgtcatttttagattccacatgtaagtaatatcatacgatgtttgtctttctctgacatgcttcacttagtatgataatctctaggtccatccatgttgtagcaaatggcattatttcattccttttatgactgACTAATACTCTCTTGCATTTATGTGGGTaccatataccacatcttctttatctattcctctgtcagtggacacttaggttgcttccatgtgttggctgttgtaaatggtgttgctgtgaacattggggtgcatgtgtctttttgaattacggttttgtctggatatatgcccaggagtggggttactGGATGATACAGTAGTtcttagtttcttaaggaacctccataccattctccatagtggctgcaccaatttaccatcccaccaacagtgtaggagggttcctttttctccacaccccgtccagcatttattatttctagacCTTCTAATGATGGTCACTatgaccagtatgaggtgatacctttggtttgatttgcatttctctaataatcagccaTGTGGACaactttttcatgtacctgttgcccatctgtaagtcttctttggagaaatgtctactcagggcTCCTGCCCACTTTTTGCCTGGGtcgtttgcttttttgatattgagttatataagccgttcgtatattttggaaattaacacCTTGTCAGTTGCTccatttgtaagtattttctcccattccataggtatATGGGTTTTGCTATAATTTAGATCACAGAATGTtttttctatgttctcttctaggagttttatggtggcATGTCCTATATttagtctttaaaccattttgaggagtttccgtcgtggcgcagtggttaacgaatccaactaggaaccatgagattgtaggtttggtccctgcccttgctcagtgggttaatgatctggcgttgccataagctgtggtgtaggttgcagacgtggctcggatcctgtgttgctgtggctctggtgtaggccggaggctacagctctgattggacccctagcctgggaaactccatatgccgcgagagtggcccaataaatagcgaaaagacaaaaaaaaaaaaaaaaacacaacattttgagggtattttttttttgtgtggtcttttttgccttttctagggctgctcccatggcatatggaggttcccaggctagagtctaatcagagctgtagctgctggcctaggccacagcaacgcaggatccgagccgcatctgtgatctataccacagctcacagcaatgctggatccttagccccctgagtgaggccagggatcaaacccataacctcatggttcctagtcggatttgttaaccactgagccatgatgggaactcctggggttatttttgtatgtgatgtgagggagtgttctaatctcattaATTTACACaaggctgtccagctttccccaACACCACTTGCTTAAGAGatgttcttttctccattgaatattcttgcctcctttgccatagataaTTGGCTATAGgtgtatcattttatttctgggttccctattctgttcaTTCATATGTCTGttgttgtgccagtaccatgctgttttggttactgtcactttgtagtattatctgaagtctgggagagttgtttCCAGCTTTATTCGTTTCTCTCAGAATTATTTTGGCAATAgtggttttttgtggttccatatcaaattttgatgttttgttctagttctgtgaaaaaattatgggtaatttgatggggatcgTATTAAATGTgaagactgctttgggtagtatagccctTTTAAGGtggtttgttttcttaatctTGAGATTTAAGTGTTCTTTGTGTATAttggataatagtcctttatcagatgtgtcttttgcagaTATTCCTCCTATTTTTCTGGCTTGTGTTCATTCTCTTTCACAGAATTGAacgttttaattttaatgaagcctAGTTaatcagttatttctttcatggatcaagCCTTTGGTACTGTATCTAAAAAAGCCATCACCATACCCAAAGTCATTtaggttttctcctgtgttttcttctgtaagttttatggttttgcattttacatttaattgcatgatccatttatttatttatttatttttaattgttatttccccaatacaatttttttctactctacagcatggtgacccagttacacatacatgtatacattctattttcgcacattatcaggctccatcataagtgatgagacgtagttcccagggctacacagcaggatctcattgctaatccattccaaaagcaatagtttgcatctattaactccaagtgCCCAATCCATccaacaccctccccctcccccttggcaaccacacgtctattctccaagtccatgattttcttttctgtggaaaggttcatttgtgccgtatattagattccagatataagtgatatcatatggtatttgtctttttctttctgaaaccatccaacctaaaaaaaagaaaagagaaacttggaatcaactggaaaacaaggttcaaaatggcaataaatacgtatcTTTCAATaaccaccttaaatgtcaatggaccgaatgctccaatcaaaaaacagagtggcagactggttaaaaaagcaaaaaaccttcaatcttctgccttcaagagactcaccttagggcaaaggacatatatagactgaaagtgaggggatgggaaaagatatttcatgccaatggacaagaccagaaagcaggagttgcaaaactcatatcagacaaaatagactttaaaatgaaggccataaagaaagacaaagaaggacattatttaatggtaaaaagatccattcaagaagaggatattacaatcctcaatatatatgcccctaatataggggcacccagatacctccaacaaatactaacagacataaaaggagaaattgatgggaatacaatcatagtaggagactttatcaccccactcacatcaatggacagatcctctagacataaaatcaataaggcaacagagatcctaaaagacacaataaaaagttagacttaatgacattttcaggacattacatccaaaaaaatcagaatatacattcttctaaagtgcacagggaacattctcaagcattgatcacatactgggacacaaagctaacctcaacaaatttaagagtacagaaagtatatgatccattttgagttcactTTTTGGATGagtgtaaggtctgtgtctagcttgtttttgcatgtagatgtccagttgttccagtaccattttttttttttttttggtgaaaactaGCTTTACTCCATTGCActgcctttgcttctttgtcaaagacCAGTCAACTAAATTTATGGAGGgctctttctgggctctctattctgttccattcatttgTCTATTCCTTTGCTAGTAATACAGTGtcttgattgactgattgatttttgacaagaaaaatttccagaaaactaaaatgtaaaaaaacattctttttaacaaatggtcgTGTGACAGCTgcatagccacatgcaaaagttGAACTTTGTACCCATAATTATCACCATATAGGAAATTtaacctcaaaatggatcagagatcTAAATGCAGGTAACtaatactatgaaactcttagaaggaaaCCTAGGTATAAGTCTTTGTGAGCCTGGGTTAGGCAGTAATTTCTTACATGTAATacaaaaagcacaggcaacaaagaaaatgataagCTGAAattcctcaaattaaaaaaaaacctgtgcatCAAAAgatgctatcaaaaaaaaaaaaaaaaagacaaccccaaaATTGAAGAAAATGGTCTCACATCATATAGCTAATAAGGGCCTAGTTTCCAGATTATATgaacaaaaccaaatcaaaaagaaaaagacaaggaccTAAGTGTTAAGAATATGCAaagaattttaatagatatttcttcaaagaagttatGCAAGTGGccaataagcccatgaaaagatgttaaacattgttaatcataagagaaatgtaaatcaaaccaaaatgaaatactaattCACGAACACTaggataaatgtaatttttaaaaaaagaaaattgtagattTGGATGAGaagatggagaaattggaaccctcatacaacCCTAGTGGGAATGCTAAATGGTGCactcactgtggaaaacagtttggccaTTTCCTTCAGAAATGTTAGAGTTAGTTATCACATGAAACTAGTCCTAGGTATATCTCCATGAGAAACGGAAATATATGGTCACATGAAAGCACCAAGAATATTAATAGCTGCATTATTCATAGTGGCCAATAAGCAGGTATAATCCAATGTCTATGCGCTGATGAATGTATACACAAAATGTGTTATATCCACAAGATGGGATAGTATTTGTTCATAACAGAGAAAGCAATATGATAACGTGCCACAATATGGAAGGACCTTCAAAACCTTGTCCTAAATGAAAGACATTATTCACAAAAGACTGCCTACCATGTATATAGATACAGAGGCTTACTTTGGAGATATTGTGAGTTTGCTTCCAGACCACCAATAAAGTTAGACATAACGGGTTTTTTTGTCCTTCCAATACATAAAAAGTTGTATTATACTATACTATATCCTGTTtagtattatgtctaaaaatcCCATGTACTTTCCTTAACTACAAAttgctttattgctaaaaaaaaaaaaaaaaaaaaaaaaagctaaccatcatctgagccttcagtgagacACAGTAGTAGCATCAAAGCTCACTTATCACAGACCACTACAGcaagtataataataatgaaaaagtttgagaaatttCAAGAATTACCAAATTGTGATACGGAGTGAGCAAAAGCTGTTGAGAAAATTGTACCAATAAACTTGCTTAACCCGGGGTTGCCACAAAACTtcagtatgtaaaaaaaaattcagtatctatGAAGCCCAATGaaacaaaatgcaataaaacaaaatatgcttGTAGATAGAGATAAACCTACAAATGTATTACATTCATATGCACAACGTATGCATGTTACGTTATTTCATTTTCGTGTAATGTCCAGATtaggcaaatccataaagacCGGAAGTAGTTGAATGGTTGCCAGAATTTGATAGATGGGCAACTGGTAATTACATCGTGtcagtttggtttgtttgtttttaaatgaaggagACGGAGGAAATGTTCAGTCATTAGGTCGTGGTGATGAGTACACAACATAGtgaataaacatatgaaaaataacatttgctttaaaatgggaaattttggcgttcccatcgtggtggagtggaaacaaacccaatgaggaaccatgaggttgtgggtttgatccttggccttgctcagtgggttaaggatccagcattgccatgagctgtggtgtaggtcacagatgcggctcggactcggatctggcgtggctatggcataggccagcagctatagctcctattagacccttagcctaggaacctccatatgccgtgggtgcagccctaaaaagaaaaaaaaaaaaaaaaaaaaacccaaaactctgTTCTCCTTACCAAATGTCAGGTTTTAAATACTAAGTTTTGTATGGCTCACTTTCCTCATGGCTGAACCAGGGAGCTGCTGTCTACCCAACGAGATTGCTTAAGAACTAAGTTCCATAACTTGGAGGATGTAAGAAGCTGACTGACTAAGCTTATGTGGAAAATAGTCATGCAGTCAGGTGGAATCCCCACTCGCTAACAGACACTAATTTCCACCAACACAGAGAACAGTTACACTATTGGCTTCTGCTTTCTAccttttctctgtcatttttaCAGGGCACGACAcatagtagggttttttttttttgctaaaaaaatatgctgaatacaaggaaaataaaatagtttaaaaattttaaatgttcacaaAGTTAAGGAATCCATCTATAAACTCACCAGCAttcactgaacttttttttatatatgtcttttataatgaaaaaggcCATGAAAGTAGCTGAATGAATTTCGGTACTGTGGCTCTAAAACTGTACATTTTAGTGGAAATTGTCATTTAGAATTCCTTCTAAAGAATGTAAATGACTAAGTAACTCCCATGTAGGTCCCTCTCTTAAGGTGAAAATGTTTGCTGACGAGGGGAGCACGTCTGCTGTCGCATGTGTGGCAGACCGAAACGTGCTTTCTGATCGTCAGTCCACATTTCTGCCATGAAAATTAAGCTCTGAATGAGCACTGGTCTCCTCAGATAAAGCCCGTCTCTTGTTGCTcgtgagaggaagagaaagggagaagcgTCAGACTTGGAGCGTGAATGGACATGCTGGGTCGGCAGTGGCAGAGCTGCCTGGCTTCCCCAGATCTCCCTGCTAGCTCCTGACTGATGTGTGAGAAACGAAGAAAGTACCATACAGTTTTTCTCCCAAGCCCCAGAAATCACACAGGATCTTGGAATAGTTTCTGCAATTCACTCACTTATAGATAATGTCCTATGGTTTAGAATTTAGGTCTCTCTTGCCCCACATACATTTGCGATCAGAAGACTGACCTGGAGCACTCGTGAGAATTCAGGTTCCAAGATTCCTCTTGTAGAGGTTTGATTCTTTAGCATAAAGAGAAACTCAAGTGTCTGTCCTTCCAATAAACACCCAAGTAATGTGTAATTTGTTCgccttggagaatttttttttttaattatacctaCCATTAGTATTCCTGAGAGTTAACCCACTGACTCAAGAAAAGGTATTTTAATAAAGGTGATACTATCTATCATTTTATTGATTGAAATAGTCATGATTATAAGTTGCATTGGGTTTTCTACTAGCAAACACACAATTAAGATAGGTTTTCAACTGTCATTGAATAATTGAACATAGAAAATAAGAATCCTTCATTTGCAGGTTCTTAGTGTAGGAAAAATTGTTGGCATTCTGTATTCCATCTTGTGTGCCATGGAAGGCGCTGTCAGTTCATCCAGGAATGTGAAGGTCTGATTGAGAAGACTCATTGCTTGTGGAATCTATTGCAAAATACGATTGCTATGAAAACCATTAGGAACGAGCGGCTGAGGTGTACTCCCGGCAATGACCCCAATGACCAAAATCAAatttttcattccttcctctgtaaaaaaagagaaattatttttaaaggctagTTGAAATTGCCTGCGTACTGCATTAAGTGCTTCTCAAGGAGGAGAATCTGAATGTGGGGTAGGAGGAGGAGACACTTCCACAAGCAGCTGGGGTCTCCCCCACCCATGTCCCCCCCCGGGATACTGGGCTCTTCATGCTCTGtccccccccagcctgggaacccgcCGCAGACCTGAGAGAGGAGCATGACAGGTTGTCGGAGAGACTCTCTAGAAGCAGAAGCTGATCTGGGGTTCAATGAGGGAAACACCGGGGAGAGAAAATGGGGTGGGAAGAAGGCCAGCTGGCTGCACCTTGAGGCTGCAGCCTCCCTTAGggtgaggggggcagggaggcgggGTGGGTGGAGTGCCCCAGGCCCCAGAGTGCCCTGTGCACGAAGGAGAGCTTGCGGTCTCGTCATGGAGCTCCGCAGACGGGATGGCACGTCAGCGGAGTTCTCTCCTGGCACCAACTGCGTGGTGGAGTGCACTTAGAGTCCTGTGGCCAgcgagttcccttcgtggctcagcggttaatgggccgactaggatccatgaggatgcgtgtgtgtgaatatatatatatgtactgtgCCTAGACTATCAGAAACATGGATGTTCCTATCCTTTTTTGACGGTTTCTTCATCATTTTGGGAGAGCCGTTATTTAGTATTGTGTTCTTACAGCTTTTCACTGCAGAATATGCAGGGATTGGCGTACGATTTGCCATTGGTTCCACAGATTGGATCCATTTCTCTggtgcaaaaaaataaatgactcctGTACACATCACAGTCTGGCTGTTAAATATAAGGAGACAACATAACATTTTTCAGATAATTGCCTTttggaataaaattttctttatcaatACAAACTCTTATGcattaaaatggaatatattttatattgaggTTTCACAATAAAAATCAAGATAGCTCCAACCTGCTTAGATATAAAATTACGTCTATTGGTAACCGCAATACTGTTTTCTTCCAGCATCCAAATGCTTGGATGCAGCAGTATGATTTAGGCGCTCTGCCCTGCTGTGCCTCATACCTGGGCCAGATTTTGTCCGGTATCTCATACCAAGAGAAATCATGAATCAAAATCTGTTATAATTGCCCCATCTTTCTCAAAAGTTCCCACGGGACAGATGACAGTTTGAAACTGTCACCATCTCTGTATGCGCatatataaagtgtgtgtgtgcgtctagCCGCATAGAGGTTGTCTGTGTAGGGAGGGCAGAGGTAGCAGGTGACAGAAGCAGTTGTGGGGGTGCTTCTTACATCCTGCTTTTTAAGCGTCTGTAGACAGTTTTACCCACGTACATGCTCAGACCCACAGCTGACTGTCTTCCCTCTGCGTAGGGTTTAAACTCTGATTATATGAACACCATCATTCTTATATTCCTCCAAGTGGAAAATTATTCCTTAATCCTCTTGTTTTGCTAGGATAAACAACTCTACCTTAAATACCCTTTAACTCTTTAGATCCATGTATATAACAGGCTTTATGcccaataataaaatattgaggaaTGGGATATTTTTACCCTGTCTGCAATGACAAAGGGTTTTACATGCCTGCCAAGATTCTATTTCCTGAACTTAGTGAGATAATAACACATTTTTTGAAGCATTACTCTGTGGTATATTTTGTTTGGTAAATTTgctgttaaaatttaaaatataaaaagttaaaatgttatctttttattcaaaaattaatagtGTAACTTACCTCTTTGCGGGTTTTTTTTGAACGTGCAAAACCAGTTTCTGTAAccaacacaaaaaatgaaaattaggaattcccactgtggctcagtgctaaagagcccgactaatatccatgaggatgcaggtttgatccctggcctcgctcagtgggttaaggatccagtgttgccatgagctgtggtgtaggtcgcagactcggctcggatctggcattgccgtggctgtggtgtaggccagcagctgcagcttggatttgacccctagcctgggaacttctatatgctgtgggtgcggccctaaaaaagaaaaaaggaaacaaaaaaagaaaattaaaaagaaaatgaaagggggAAAACAGCGCCATTGGTGGGAAGTACCCACATATTTTAGTAGCAAAATGCTATGCAAATTGCCTCCCCAAAACCCTAAAAGGAGTGAGGCTTTTGTGGCAGAATCAAATCTGGAAACAGGATTCCAAAAACTGTATTTCACAGGGTGAAATGAACTAAGTACTGCTTAATACCCACGAGACCCTTCTGCGACAATACCttagtttttattgctgttttgttCTTATACATGAGACATCCTTCTCAGAGAAGACAGTGCCTTGCTTAATGCCACCTAACATGCCTCGTAGGAAGTCACCTAATACGAGGAATTCATTACTAGTTAATTCATTGGTACTTAGCTTAACTACCATAGATCTGTCCAACACCTTACAGTTCTCTATACTCTGAAATTTTCATGCGCCACCTTGTGCTTTAAGAAAGGTAAGTTGTCAGCAGAGGGATCAGTGAGTTCTCGCCTCATACAAAGCCTTGACTTTAGGGGACTCAAAGACGGCAAACAAGAAACCGGCTTGTTGAGGAAGAGCAGCAGGTCTACACGACATCATTACTCCCTGCGCTGTGCCTTTAGCGACCAAAGGAGGGGCGATGAGGAAAATGTCTTTAGTCATAAAGGAACAGCGGAATTCGGAGGGAATTTTTTTAACAGGTGTTTATCTGTAACACGACCCACTTCCTTCTGTCAGTTTGAGCACACACACCCAGAGCCGCAAGCTCCTCCATTCCTAGGTAATGGCAGTTGTTCCCTGCATTTTCTAAGATGTGCGAGTTGT is part of the Sus scrofa isolate TJ Tabasco breed Duroc chromosome 2, Sscrofa11.1, whole genome shotgun sequence genome and encodes:
- the LOC396905 gene encoding sperm-associated acrosin inhibitor isoform X6, with protein sequence MAFFSSRVRALFILVLVLPLCSETGFARSKKTRKEPDCDVYRSHLFFCTREMDPICGTNGKSYANPCIFCSEKLGRNEKFDFGHWGHCREYTSAARS